From the Nocardiopsis changdeensis genome, one window contains:
- the mmuM gene encoding homocysteine S-methyltransferase — MDRVAQAVAGGPPVVLDGGLATLLEEYGYDLSGGLWSARLLAEDPDAIRRVHRAYFEAGAEVATAAGYQAGVPALVARGWSRPEALGLVRRSVELARAERDAFGSGLVAAGVGPYGAALADGSEYTGAYDLDEDGLYAWHRERWRVLADAGADLLACETVPSAAEARALARLVGETPGVRAWLSLSCRDGERLGDGTPVRGLAAELAASGAAGRLVAVGVNCTAPRFVPDLVRAVAAAGFPAVAYPNSGEVWDARARRWTGVSEPEEFGAEAVRWHRAGAVLVGGCCRTGPEHIRSVRRHLHGGGAPRGSEGP; from the coding sequence ATGGACCGGGTGGCGCAGGCGGTGGCCGGGGGGCCACCGGTGGTGCTGGACGGCGGGCTGGCGACGCTGTTGGAGGAGTACGGGTACGACCTGTCGGGCGGGCTGTGGTCGGCGCGGCTGCTGGCCGAGGACCCCGACGCGATCCGGCGGGTGCACCGCGCCTACTTCGAGGCGGGCGCGGAGGTGGCGACGGCCGCGGGCTACCAGGCGGGCGTTCCGGCGCTGGTGGCCCGGGGGTGGTCGCGGCCGGAGGCGCTGGGGCTGGTGCGCCGTTCGGTGGAGCTGGCCCGGGCCGAGCGCGACGCGTTCGGTTCGGGGCTGGTGGCGGCCGGGGTGGGGCCCTACGGCGCGGCCCTGGCGGACGGCTCGGAGTACACCGGCGCCTACGACCTGGACGAGGACGGCCTGTACGCCTGGCACCGGGAGCGGTGGCGGGTGCTGGCCGACGCCGGTGCGGACCTGCTGGCCTGCGAGACGGTGCCGTCGGCGGCGGAGGCGCGGGCGCTGGCGCGGCTGGTCGGGGAGACGCCGGGGGTGCGGGCGTGGCTGAGCCTGTCCTGCCGGGACGGGGAGCGGCTGGGCGACGGGACCCCGGTGCGGGGGCTGGCCGCGGAACTGGCGGCCTCCGGTGCGGCGGGGCGGCTGGTGGCGGTGGGGGTGAACTGCACGGCTCCGCGGTTCGTGCCGGACCTGGTCCGGGCGGTGGCGGCGGCCGGGTTCCCCGCGGTGGCCTACCCCAACTCCGGCGAGGTGTGGGACGCCCGGGCGCGGCGCTGGACCGGCGTGTCGGAGCCGGAGGAGTTCGGCGCCGAGGCGGTGCGGTGGCACCGGGCGGGCGCGGTACTGGTGGGCGGGTGCTGCCGCACCGGACCGGAGCACATCCGGTCGGTGCGGCGGCATCTGCACGGCGGGGGCGCCCCGCGGGGTTCCGAAGGCCCGTAG
- a CDS encoding peptidoglycan D,D-transpeptidase FtsI family protein — protein MSTPRRPRDPRRPGGTGKSGSRPARSTSQNGSPRGGARGSKAEGGPPREARTAPTERRRRRPAPPAPPPLLRRTFRRGAPGKRIRIGGALVLAVLVLFAGRLVQIQGFEAEQYAEAASELRLQTIDIPTLRGAITDADGDPFALSMEVRTVFVDPEEVREDERDRLVDELVTRFDLDEEEVAAKVDAKPSRYQVVARKVPPGDWQELRDLELRGVGAEVDYERVYPEETGAADLVGFVGSEGHGLEGLEAYMDGVLAGEAGERQVEVGVDGTQIPMAGGVARDPVPGQDVRLTLDRDVQWYVAQTLAARVEELDADGGSAIVMVPDTGEIIAMADYPTYSPTDIAASGPEQWSNGAVAETFEPGSTNKVITIGAALEEGLTTPETVYTVPYALRYYDQTFRNSSNHGTQRLTVNGIMAQSSNVGTIKVADQVGAGVLHRYMTEFGLGQPTGLALPGEETGILTDPEDWWGTQLPSVSIGHSVTVNAAQMASVYATVANGGVRVEPSVVAGTVDTEGNFTPADEPERTRVISEETAERLALMLEAVTSDEGTAPQARIDGYRVAGKTGTANRVNPETGSYEGGGYTSTFAGFAPADAPEVVVQVVLHNPQGTYYGGEAAGPAFNDIMSFALKTLKVPPTDTDPPAIRLFEEEEGGG, from the coding sequence TTGAGCACTCCCCGACGCCCCCGCGACCCCCGCAGGCCCGGCGGTACCGGGAAGTCCGGATCCCGCCCGGCCCGCAGCACCTCGCAGAACGGCTCCCCGCGCGGCGGCGCGCGGGGCTCCAAGGCCGAGGGCGGGCCCCCGCGCGAGGCGCGCACCGCGCCCACCGAGCGCAGGCGCCGCCGCCCGGCACCGCCCGCGCCCCCGCCGCTGCTGCGCCGCACCTTCCGGCGGGGCGCCCCGGGCAAGCGCATCCGGATCGGCGGCGCCCTGGTCCTGGCCGTCCTGGTGCTGTTCGCCGGGCGCCTGGTCCAGATCCAGGGCTTCGAGGCGGAGCAGTACGCCGAGGCCGCCTCCGAGCTGCGCCTGCAGACCATCGACATCCCGACCCTGCGGGGCGCGATCACCGACGCCGACGGCGACCCGTTCGCGCTGTCCATGGAGGTGCGCACCGTCTTCGTCGACCCGGAGGAGGTCCGCGAGGACGAGCGCGACCGGCTCGTCGACGAACTCGTGACGCGCTTCGACCTCGACGAGGAGGAGGTCGCCGCCAAGGTCGACGCCAAGCCCAGCCGCTACCAGGTGGTCGCCCGCAAGGTGCCGCCCGGCGACTGGCAGGAGCTGCGCGACCTGGAGCTGCGCGGCGTGGGCGCCGAGGTCGACTACGAGCGCGTCTACCCGGAGGAGACCGGCGCCGCCGACCTGGTCGGCTTCGTCGGCAGCGAGGGCCACGGCCTGGAGGGCCTGGAGGCCTACATGGACGGGGTGCTCGCCGGCGAGGCGGGCGAGCGCCAGGTCGAGGTGGGCGTGGACGGCACCCAGATCCCCATGGCGGGCGGTGTGGCCAGGGACCCCGTGCCGGGCCAGGACGTGCGCCTGACCCTGGACCGGGACGTGCAGTGGTACGTCGCCCAGACGCTGGCGGCCCGGGTGGAGGAGCTCGACGCCGACGGCGGCAGCGCCATCGTCATGGTCCCCGACACCGGCGAGATCATCGCGATGGCCGACTACCCGACCTACTCGCCCACGGACATCGCCGCCAGCGGGCCCGAGCAGTGGTCCAACGGCGCGGTCGCCGAGACCTTCGAGCCCGGCAGCACCAACAAGGTCATCACCATCGGCGCCGCGCTGGAGGAGGGGCTGACCACCCCGGAGACGGTCTACACCGTCCCCTACGCCCTGCGGTACTACGACCAGACCTTCCGCAACTCCAGCAACCACGGCACCCAGCGCCTCACGGTCAACGGCATCATGGCCCAGTCCAGCAACGTCGGCACCATCAAGGTCGCCGACCAGGTGGGCGCCGGGGTGCTGCACCGCTACATGACCGAGTTCGGGCTCGGCCAGCCCACCGGCCTGGCCCTGCCCGGCGAGGAGACCGGGATCCTCACCGACCCCGAGGACTGGTGGGGCACCCAGCTCCCGTCGGTGTCCATCGGCCACAGCGTCACCGTGAACGCCGCCCAGATGGCGTCGGTGTACGCCACCGTCGCCAACGGCGGCGTCCGGGTGGAGCCGAGCGTGGTCGCCGGGACCGTCGACACCGAGGGCAACTTCACCCCCGCCGACGAGCCCGAGCGCACCCGCGTCATCAGCGAGGAGACCGCCGAGCGCCTGGCGCTCATGCTGGAGGCGGTCACCAGCGACGAGGGCACCGCGCCCCAGGCCCGCATCGACGGCTACCGGGTGGCGGGCAAGACCGGGACCGCCAACCGGGTCAACCCCGAGACCGGGAGCTACGAGGGCGGCGGGTACACCTCGACGTTCGCCGGGTTCGCGCCCGCCGACGCGCCCGAGGTCGTCGTCCAGGTGGTCCTGCACAACCCGCAGGGGACCTACTACGGCGGCGAGGCGGCCGGCCCGGCGTTCAACGACATCATGTCGTTCGCGCTCAAGACCCTGAAGGTCCCGCCGACCGACACCGACCCGCCCGCCATCCGCCTCTTCGAGGAAGAGGAGGGCGGCGGCTAG
- the rsmH gene encoding 16S rRNA (cytosine(1402)-N(4))-methyltransferase RsmH, producing the protein MGDDTRERGNEGAGAGGTGDDRVAAARTGADPLHVPVMLDRIVDLLAPALDQPGAVFVDGTLGLGGHSEAILAACPNARLVGVDRDTTALERSAARLAPYADRVHLVHAVYSEIPRALDEAGAAEADAVLLDLGVSSPQLDETDRGFAYAHDAPLDMRMDRTQPLTAAEVVNTYPVSELTRVLRAYGEERFASRVARAIERRRAQGPIESTRELAELVRDAIPAATRRTGGHPAKRTFQGLRIEVNAELSILERTLPAALSRLAVGGRIAVLSYHSLEDRLTKKAFAALATDTTPADLPVPLPDRQPELRLLTRGAELPTDEENERNPRAQSARLRAAERVRPAR; encoded by the coding sequence ATGGGGGACGACACCCGGGAGCGCGGGAACGAGGGCGCGGGAGCCGGGGGGACCGGCGACGACCGCGTCGCGGCCGCCCGCACGGGGGCCGACCCCCTGCACGTCCCGGTCATGCTCGACCGCATCGTGGACCTGCTGGCACCGGCACTGGACCAACCCGGCGCCGTGTTCGTCGACGGCACCCTGGGCCTGGGCGGCCACTCCGAGGCGATCCTCGCGGCCTGCCCGAACGCCCGCCTGGTCGGCGTCGACCGCGACACCACCGCCCTGGAGCGCAGCGCCGCCCGCCTGGCCCCCTATGCCGACCGCGTCCACCTGGTCCACGCGGTCTACTCCGAGATCCCCCGCGCCCTCGACGAGGCCGGGGCGGCGGAGGCCGACGCCGTCCTGCTCGACCTGGGCGTGTCCTCGCCCCAGCTCGACGAGACCGACCGCGGCTTCGCCTACGCCCACGACGCGCCGCTGGACATGCGCATGGACCGCACCCAGCCGCTCACCGCCGCCGAGGTCGTCAACACCTACCCGGTGTCCGAGCTCACCCGCGTCCTGCGCGCCTACGGCGAGGAGCGGTTCGCCTCCCGCGTGGCCCGCGCCATCGAGCGCCGCCGCGCCCAGGGCCCCATCGAGTCCACCCGCGAACTCGCCGAACTGGTCCGCGACGCCATCCCCGCGGCCACCCGCCGAACCGGCGGGCACCCGGCCAAGCGCACCTTCCAGGGGCTGCGCATCGAGGTCAACGCCGAGCTGTCCATCCTCGAGCGCACCCTGCCCGCCGCCCTCTCCCGACTGGCCGTCGGGGGGCGCATCGCCGTGCTGTCGTACCACTCGCTGGAGGACCGCCTCACCAAGAAGGCGTTCGCGGCCCTGGCCACCGACACCACGCCCGCCGACCTGCCCGTCCCCCTCCCGGACCGGCAGCCCGAGCTCCGGCTCCTCACCCGGGGGGCCGAACTCCCCACGGACGAAGAGAACGAACGCAACCCCCGCGCCCAGTCGGCACGCCTGCGCGCGGCCGAACGCGTGCGGCCCGCGCGGTAG
- the mraZ gene encoding division/cell wall cluster transcriptional repressor MraZ, with the protein MFLGTHTPRLDQKGRLFLPAKYRDELSGGVVITKGQERCLYVFPVKEFVRITDSLARAPVTDRAVRDYGRIFFAGASDQTCDGQGRVTVPAPLRAYAGLTRDCAVIGANTRLEIWDAVAWSEYEAAREREFADLAEEVLPGVL; encoded by the coding sequence GTGTTCCTCGGTACCCACACGCCCCGCCTCGACCAGAAGGGGCGCCTGTTCCTCCCCGCGAAGTACCGCGACGAGCTGTCGGGGGGTGTGGTGATCACCAAGGGCCAGGAACGCTGCCTCTACGTCTTCCCGGTCAAGGAGTTCGTGCGCATCACCGACTCCCTCGCCCGGGCCCCCGTCACCGACCGCGCGGTCCGCGACTACGGTCGCATCTTCTTCGCCGGCGCCTCCGACCAGACCTGCGACGGCCAGGGCCGGGTCACCGTTCCGGCCCCCCTGCGCGCCTACGCGGGGCTCACCCGCGACTGCGCCGTCATCGGGGCCAACACCCGGCTGGAGATCTGGGACGCCGTGGCCTGGTCGGAATACGAGGCCGCACGCGAACGCGAGTTCGCGGACCTGGCGGAGGAGGTGCTGCCCGGGGTGCTGTGA
- a CDS encoding AAA family ATPase: MSLGTHHGGGGVQADVEEVVAVADRIRGAIETVIEGKPEVLRIALTVLLSEGHLLIEDVPGVGKTMLAKALGRAVDCSVQRVQFTPDLLPGDITGVSVYHQERREFEFNPGPVFANIVLGDEINRASPKTQAALLECMEERQVSVDGRTRPLERPFMVVATQNPADMEGTYALPEAQRDRFMARVSVGYPSPQAELDMIDSHGTGSPLEGLAAVTDAGTVRRLADLVRGVHVAPGMRRYIVDLVNSTRTSPDLDLGASPRATLHLVRAARAHAALEGRHYVVPDDVQNLAVPVLAHRLLVGPQAQMERTAPERIVADLVARLPVPAPR; encoded by the coding sequence GTGTCACTCGGCACACACCACGGCGGGGGCGGCGTCCAGGCGGACGTGGAAGAGGTCGTCGCCGTGGCGGACCGCATCCGCGGCGCCATCGAGACGGTCATCGAGGGCAAGCCGGAGGTCCTGCGCATCGCGCTGACCGTCCTGCTGTCCGAGGGCCACCTGCTCATCGAGGACGTCCCCGGTGTCGGCAAGACCATGCTGGCCAAGGCCCTGGGCCGGGCGGTGGACTGCTCCGTGCAGCGCGTCCAGTTCACCCCGGACCTGCTGCCCGGCGACATCACCGGGGTCAGCGTCTACCACCAGGAGCGGCGCGAGTTCGAGTTCAACCCCGGGCCGGTCTTCGCCAACATCGTGCTGGGCGACGAGATCAACCGCGCCTCGCCCAAGACCCAGGCCGCCCTGCTGGAGTGCATGGAGGAGCGGCAGGTCAGCGTCGACGGGCGCACCCGCCCCCTGGAGCGGCCGTTCATGGTCGTGGCCACCCAGAACCCGGCGGACATGGAGGGCACCTACGCCCTGCCCGAGGCCCAGCGGGACCGGTTCATGGCCCGTGTCTCCGTGGGCTACCCCTCCCCCCAGGCCGAGCTCGACATGATCGACTCGCACGGCACCGGATCGCCGCTGGAGGGCCTGGCCGCGGTCACCGACGCGGGCACCGTCCGCCGCCTGGCCGACCTGGTGCGCGGGGTGCACGTGGCCCCCGGCATGCGCCGCTACATCGTGGACCTGGTCAACTCCACCCGGACCAGCCCCGACCTGGACCTGGGCGCCTCCCCGCGGGCCACCCTGCACCTGGTGCGGGCCGCCCGCGCGCACGCCGCCCTGGAGGGCCGCCACTACGTCGTCCCCGACGACGTCCAGAACCTGGCCGTGCCCGTCCTGGCGCACCGCCTGCTGGTCGGCCCGCAGGCGCAGATGGAGCGCACGGCCCCCGAGCGGATCGTCGCCGACCTGGTCGCCCGGCTGCCCGTCCCCGCCCCCCGCTGA
- a CDS encoding DUF58 domain-containing protein, giving the protein MRPRRTLTARGVCMLLLGLAALVAGFVVGQRELVVLGVLATALPPAAALSLIGAADRVVHSRSVVPSRVPAGHDARIMIRIGNSSHTWPVAAVSVGDTLPTRLGHEPRYSIGFLGPRGVRDLAYLVRPAVRGNYPLGPLWIALTDPLGLVRVEQRPGAPEHLLVTPATVPLDRSGSSGGTQGDDSPRRTQSGIGEQDPVPRGYQYGDELRRVHWRSTAKHGELMVRRDEQHRREYGVVLLDTRRGAHAGGGPADSLETAVGAAASVALHLLDRNHEVRLHTERGRMPAAVPGALLDGLAVLEASDAAALPALPTSGASLTVAVTGALTAEEAAALARSGGGHRVAVLCAGAAWPSEQARAGAGEILAASGWRVVHLPALSELPSLWRDAAPLGKVPR; this is encoded by the coding sequence ATGCGCCCGCGACGAACCCTCACCGCCCGAGGCGTGTGCATGCTGCTCCTGGGCCTGGCCGCGCTGGTCGCCGGGTTCGTCGTCGGACAGCGGGAGCTGGTGGTCCTGGGCGTGCTGGCCACGGCGCTGCCGCCGGCGGCGGCGCTCTCCCTGATCGGGGCCGCCGACCGGGTGGTGCACAGCCGCAGCGTCGTACCCTCCCGGGTCCCGGCGGGGCACGACGCCCGGATCATGATCCGGATCGGCAACTCCTCGCACACCTGGCCGGTGGCGGCGGTGTCGGTCGGCGACACCCTGCCCACCCGGCTGGGCCACGAGCCCCGCTACTCCATCGGCTTCCTAGGCCCGCGCGGCGTCCGCGACCTCGCCTACCTGGTCCGCCCCGCCGTGCGCGGCAACTACCCGCTGGGCCCGCTGTGGATCGCGCTCACCGACCCGCTGGGCCTGGTGCGGGTGGAGCAGCGCCCCGGAGCCCCCGAGCACCTGCTCGTCACCCCCGCCACCGTGCCCCTGGACCGGAGCGGCAGCTCGGGCGGCACCCAGGGGGACGACTCGCCGCGCCGCACGCAGAGCGGGATCGGCGAGCAGGACCCGGTCCCCCGCGGGTACCAGTACGGCGACGAGCTGCGCAGGGTCCACTGGCGCTCCACCGCCAAGCACGGCGAGCTGATGGTGCGCCGCGACGAGCAGCACCGGCGCGAGTACGGCGTCGTCCTGCTCGACACCCGGCGCGGCGCGCACGCGGGCGGCGGGCCCGCCGACTCCCTGGAGACCGCCGTGGGCGCCGCCGCCTCCGTCGCCCTGCACCTGCTCGACCGGAACCACGAGGTGCGGCTGCACACCGAGCGCGGGCGGATGCCCGCCGCCGTGCCCGGCGCCCTGCTGGACGGACTCGCCGTCCTGGAGGCCTCCGACGCCGCCGCCCTCCCCGCCCTCCCCACGTCCGGCGCCTCCCTGACCGTCGCGGTGACGGGCGCGCTCACCGCGGAGGAGGCCGCGGCCCTGGCCAGGAGCGGGGGCGGGCACCGGGTGGCCGTGCTGTGCGCGGGGGCCGCCTGGCCCTCCGAGCAGGCGCGCGCCGGCGCCGGCGAGATCCTGGCCGCCTCCGGCTGGCGGGTCGTGCACCTGCCGGCCCTCTCCGAACTGCCTTCGCTGTGGCGCGACGCCGCACCCCTCGGGAAGGTCCCGCGTTGA
- a CDS encoding transglutaminaseTgpA domain-containing protein, translating into MKALMPLAALVSLLCALPLIAPLVRGDDWWLPAVLLMGAATAVSVLYRVLTGWLGLLVPVLQLAVVALLVVPLFAGHLAPLGVLPSGAAVGHVLTAFSQGLEVIDTNEPPVTATAGVMLIIALAFALFLVAADFLAATARCPGMVGGLLLALAVVPLVVEGSGIGTGAVVVCVFGFVQLLAVDMWVRGREWGVAVPTPPLGALRHGAAAALAATVAVVPALALPAALPGLRTDAFHTLAQGTYVGRQNDVITTTHPLVSMRRDLLSSSDRTVLTYRTDAEEPGYLRRYVLDEFDGVNWTMNPVDASGDTRVQDELPLPTGWPSAPEEDTVMTRVSLDSDVEGMDFLPLPYWARSVDVSGDWYVHPDSLMVFTTEQPPTGLSFTVETTEREVTAEDLAGAAGSPLSLPGDFRSVPSSVGREVRELTEEVTGHTDSPYLKAVALQEFFTSGDFTYSLRPPEVPADADPLVHFLTVDRTGYCQQFAGAMAVMARQAGIPARVAVGYTAGERTGDGRWTVTSGDAHAWPELYFEGAGWVRFEPTPGGVGGQGSATEPEYTDGGGLTAERPDPEPTPGSTEEPTPEQEEPEPTPEDSPSPSPSAEEEQEAAAAPAGDGRDAPDLSWLPAAAAVAALLLLPFLPAAVRASVRRSRLGRPGAAWRELRDTCVDLGLGWDLAESPRGTAARLAALRDADRVPLPEETRAALHRLALAEERDRYAPAASWSEEVGADLRVIVRGLPAVVPRGVRLRAALLPRSLWDRPRRPVADPTPQNA; encoded by the coding sequence TTGAAAGCCCTGATGCCCCTGGCCGCACTGGTCTCCCTGCTGTGCGCCCTCCCCCTCATCGCGCCGCTGGTGCGCGGTGACGACTGGTGGCTCCCCGCGGTCCTGCTCATGGGCGCGGCCACCGCCGTGTCGGTGCTCTACCGGGTGCTGACCGGGTGGCTGGGCCTGCTCGTGCCCGTCCTCCAGCTGGCCGTGGTGGCGCTGCTCGTCGTCCCGCTGTTCGCCGGGCACCTGGCCCCCCTGGGCGTGCTGCCCTCCGGGGCGGCGGTCGGGCACGTGCTCACCGCCTTCTCCCAGGGGCTGGAGGTCATCGACACCAACGAACCGCCGGTGACCGCGACCGCCGGGGTGATGCTGATCATCGCGCTGGCGTTCGCGCTGTTCCTCGTCGCCGCCGACTTCCTGGCCGCCACCGCCCGCTGCCCCGGCATGGTCGGCGGGCTGCTGCTGGCCCTGGCCGTGGTGCCGCTGGTGGTGGAGGGGTCCGGGATCGGCACCGGCGCGGTCGTCGTGTGCGTGTTCGGGTTCGTCCAGCTGCTGGCCGTGGACATGTGGGTGCGCGGCCGCGAGTGGGGGGTGGCGGTGCCCACGCCGCCGCTGGGCGCCCTCCGGCACGGGGCCGCCGCGGCCCTGGCCGCGACCGTCGCCGTCGTGCCGGCGCTGGCCCTGCCCGCCGCGCTGCCGGGCCTGCGCACCGACGCCTTCCACACCCTGGCCCAGGGAACCTACGTCGGCCGCCAGAACGACGTCATCACCACCACGCACCCGCTGGTGTCGATGCGCCGGGACCTGCTGTCCAGCTCCGACCGGACCGTATTGACCTACCGCACCGACGCCGAGGAGCCCGGCTACCTGCGCCGGTACGTGCTGGACGAGTTCGACGGCGTCAACTGGACGATGAACCCGGTCGACGCCTCCGGGGACACCCGGGTCCAGGACGAGCTCCCGCTGCCCACCGGGTGGCCGTCCGCGCCGGAGGAGGACACCGTGATGACACGGGTGTCCCTGGACTCCGACGTCGAGGGCATGGACTTCCTGCCGCTGCCGTACTGGGCGCGGTCCGTCGACGTCTCCGGCGACTGGTACGTGCACCCCGACAGCCTCATGGTGTTCACCACCGAGCAGCCGCCCACGGGCCTGAGCTTCACGGTGGAGACCACCGAGCGGGAGGTCACCGCCGAGGACCTGGCCGGGGCCGCGGGGTCCCCGCTGTCGCTGCCGGGCGACTTCCGCTCGGTGCCCTCCTCCGTGGGGCGGGAGGTCCGGGAGCTCACCGAGGAGGTGACCGGCCACACCGACTCGCCCTACCTCAAGGCGGTCGCCCTCCAGGAGTTCTTCACCTCGGGGGACTTCACCTACAGCCTGCGCCCGCCGGAGGTGCCCGCCGACGCCGACCCGCTGGTGCACTTCCTGACCGTGGACCGGACCGGGTACTGCCAGCAGTTCGCCGGGGCGATGGCCGTGATGGCCCGCCAGGCGGGCATCCCCGCCCGGGTCGCGGTCGGCTACACCGCGGGCGAGCGCACCGGCGACGGCCGCTGGACCGTGACCAGCGGCGACGCCCACGCCTGGCCGGAGCTGTACTTCGAGGGCGCCGGGTGGGTGCGCTTCGAGCCGACGCCGGGCGGGGTGGGCGGCCAGGGCTCGGCGACCGAGCCCGAGTACACCGACGGGGGCGGGCTCACCGCCGAGCGCCCCGACCCCGAGCCCACGCCCGGCTCGACGGAGGAGCCGACCCCGGAGCAGGAGGAGCCGGAGCCGACCCCGGAGGACTCCCCCTCCCCGTCCCCCTCCGCCGAGGAGGAGCAGGAGGCCGCGGCCGCGCCCGCCGGGGACGGCCGGGACGCCCCGGACCTGTCGTGGCTGCCCGCCGCGGCGGCCGTGGCGGCCCTCCTCCTGCTGCCGTTCCTGCCCGCCGCGGTGCGCGCGTCCGTGCGCCGGTCCCGCCTGGGCCGCCCGGGCGCGGCCTGGCGGGAGCTGCGCGACACCTGCGTGGACCTGGGCCTGGGCTGGGACCTGGCGGAGAGCCCGCGCGGCACGGCGGCCCGCCTGGCGGCCCTGCGCGACGCGGACCGGGTACCGCTCCCGGAGGAGACGCGCGCGGCCCTGCACCGCCTGGCGCTGGCCGAGGAGCGCGACCGGTACGCCCCGGCGGCCTCCTGGAGCGAGGAGGTCGGCGCGGACCTGCGCGTCATCGTGCGCGGCCTGCCCGCGGTGGTGCCGCGGGGCGTGCGCCTGCGCGCGGCGCTGCTCCCCCGCTCCCTGTGGGACCGCCCCCGCCGCCCGGTCGCGGACCCCACCCCGCAGAACGCCTGA
- a CDS encoding DUF3040 domain-containing protein: protein MPLSEHEQRMLDQIEQALYAEDPKFANTVRQTNPVVHHKRRIIKAGLGFVLGLVLMLTGLLLGSSVGLAVGVTVSVGGFLVMLACLLWGLNAWRRAAVGGPAEAPPDEPKRRKGDRPGMMNRFEERWRRRQQGDE from the coding sequence GTGCCGCTCTCTGAACACGAGCAGCGCATGCTCGACCAGATCGAGCAGGCGCTGTATGCCGAGGACCCGAAGTTCGCGAACACCGTTCGGCAGACGAACCCCGTGGTCCATCACAAGCGCCGGATCATCAAGGCAGGGCTCGGGTTCGTCCTCGGCCTCGTGCTGATGTTGACGGGCCTGCTGCTCGGCAGCAGCGTCGGCCTCGCGGTCGGTGTCACCGTCAGCGTGGGCGGCTTCCTCGTGATGCTGGCCTGTCTGCTGTGGGGGCTCAACGCCTGGCGCCGGGCCGCCGTCGGCGGGCCGGCCGAGGCCCCGCCGGACGAGCCCAAGCGCCGCAAGGGCGACCGCCCGGGCATGATGAATCGCTTCGAGGAGCGCTGGCGCCGCCGCCAGCAGGGCGACGAGTGA
- the dinB gene encoding DNA polymerase IV, with amino-acid sequence MSRRQLERGAALRGMVTPQGIVPLGADFPRDGSGPDSDCNVLHLDMDAFFASVERLRNPGLADTPIIVGGTGPRSVVSSADYRARARGVHSAMPMAQALRLCPGAAVFPPDGRAYREVSRAVMEILRAVTPLVQPLSLDEAFLDVSGARRRLGGPVRIAAMIRERVRAEQGLTCSVGVAATRFTAKLGSTHCKPDGLLLVPSAAVRSFLDPLPVGALPGVGDKTERTLARMGVRTVGALARYDRDLLRMELGDKHGARLADLAHGVDDSPVEPESEDKSIGAEETFAVDVADPEEVHRELLRLSEKVARRLRASGQMGRTVSVKLRKGDFSTITRARTLPDATDVGREINAVARALYAESGLRGTPMRLVGVRMEGIVPASGVHRQLALDEQDTGWRDVERVMDRVAERFGPGALQSAVLAKRDENDV; translated from the coding sequence ATGAGCCGACGTCAACTGGAGCGCGGGGCCGCGCTGCGGGGCATGGTCACCCCGCAGGGCATCGTCCCCCTGGGCGCGGACTTCCCGCGCGACGGGTCGGGCCCGGACTCCGACTGCAACGTCCTGCACCTGGACATGGACGCGTTCTTCGCGAGCGTGGAGCGGCTGCGCAACCCCGGCCTGGCGGACACGCCGATCATCGTCGGCGGCACCGGCCCGCGCAGCGTCGTCTCCTCCGCCGACTACCGCGCCCGCGCCCGCGGCGTCCACTCCGCGATGCCGATGGCGCAGGCCCTGCGCCTGTGCCCCGGCGCCGCCGTGTTCCCGCCCGACGGGCGCGCCTACCGGGAGGTCTCCCGGGCGGTCATGGAGATCCTGCGGGCGGTCACCCCGCTGGTGCAGCCGCTGTCCCTGGACGAGGCGTTCCTGGACGTCTCCGGGGCGCGCAGGCGCCTGGGCGGGCCGGTGCGGATCGCCGCGATGATCCGCGAGAGGGTCCGCGCGGAGCAGGGGCTGACCTGCTCGGTGGGGGTGGCCGCCACCCGGTTCACCGCCAAGCTCGGCTCCACCCACTGCAAACCCGACGGCCTGCTCCTGGTGCCGAGCGCGGCGGTCCGCTCCTTCCTGGACCCGCTGCCGGTCGGCGCGCTGCCCGGGGTGGGGGACAAGACCGAGCGGACCCTGGCCCGGATGGGCGTGCGCACCGTCGGCGCCCTGGCCCGGTACGACCGCGACCTGCTGCGCATGGAACTGGGCGACAAGCACGGAGCCCGGCTGGCCGACCTCGCCCACGGCGTCGACGACAGCCCGGTGGAGCCCGAGAGCGAGGACAAGAGCATCGGCGCCGAGGAGACCTTCGCCGTCGACGTCGCCGACCCCGAAGAGGTCCACCGCGAGCTGCTGCGGCTCTCCGAGAAGGTGGCGAGGAGGCTGAGGGCCTCGGGGCAGATGGGGCGCACGGTGAGCGTCAAGCTCCGCAAGGGTGATTTCTCGACCATCACCCGGGCCCGCACCCTGCCCGACGCCACCGACGTCGGCCGGGAGATCAACGCCGTCGCCCGGGCCCTTTACGCCGAATCCGGGCTGAGGGGAACCCCGATGCGCCTGGTCGGCGTTCGCATGGAGGGGATCGTTCCCGCCTCCGGGGTGCACCGCCAGCTGGCCCTGGACGAACAGGACACGGGGTGGCGCGACGTCGAGCGCGTCATGGACCGGGTGGCGGAACGATTCGGACCGGGCGCGCTACAGTCGGCGGTATTGGCCAAGCGTGACGAAAACGACGTATGA